A genomic segment from Marinobacter subterrani encodes:
- a CDS encoding ammonium transporter codes for MESNIFHLQYAIDTFYFLVCGALVMWMAAGFAMLESGLVRAKNTTEILTKNVALFAISCIMYLVCGYAIMYGGSIFLSGIADVDTTAVLGEFASRDGGFEGGSIYSGASDFFFQVVFVATAMSIVSGAVAERMKLWAFLVFAVFMTGFIYPLEGAWTWGGASVFGMYTLGDLGFSDFAGSGIVHLAGATAALAGVLLLGSRKGKYGPNGEIRAFPGANLPLATLGTFILWMGWFGFNGGSVLKLGDIASANSVAMVFLNTNTAAAGGAVAALITARLMFGKADLTMLLNGALAGLVVITAEPSTPSALTATLFGAFGGVLVVLSIVTMDKLRIDDPVGAISVHGVCGLLGLLLVPVTNSDVSFSGQIIGAITIFVWVFVASLVVWGILKAVMGLRVSEEEEYEGVDLSECGMEAYPEFVSGKQ; via the coding sequence ATGGAAAGCAATATCTTTCACCTGCAGTACGCTATAGATACCTTTTATTTCCTGGTGTGCGGTGCATTAGTAATGTGGATGGCGGCTGGCTTTGCCATGCTCGAATCCGGTCTGGTGCGCGCCAAGAACACCACCGAAATACTGACCAAGAACGTGGCCCTGTTTGCCATTTCCTGCATCATGTACCTGGTGTGCGGTTACGCCATCATGTACGGCGGCAGCATCTTCCTGTCGGGCATTGCTGATGTCGACACCACTGCGGTTCTGGGCGAATTCGCCAGCCGTGACGGCGGCTTCGAGGGTGGCTCCATCTACTCTGGCGCGTCGGACTTCTTCTTCCAGGTTGTATTCGTCGCGACCGCCATGTCCATCGTCTCCGGTGCCGTGGCCGAGCGCATGAAGCTCTGGGCCTTCCTGGTATTTGCGGTCTTCATGACTGGCTTCATCTACCCGCTGGAAGGTGCCTGGACCTGGGGCGGTGCGTCCGTATTCGGCATGTACACCCTGGGCGACCTTGGTTTCAGCGACTTCGCCGGTTCTGGCATCGTTCACCTGGCCGGTGCAACCGCCGCTCTGGCCGGTGTCCTGCTGCTGGGCTCACGGAAAGGCAAGTATGGCCCTAATGGCGAAATCCGGGCCTTCCCGGGCGCCAACCTGCCGCTGGCAACGCTCGGTACCTTCATCCTGTGGATGGGCTGGTTCGGCTTTAACGGCGGCTCGGTTCTGAAGCTGGGCGATATTGCCAGCGCCAACTCCGTGGCCATGGTGTTCCTGAACACCAACACCGCTGCCGCGGGTGGTGCTGTCGCTGCCCTGATCACCGCCCGCCTGATGTTCGGCAAGGCCGACCTGACCATGCTGCTGAACGGCGCCCTGGCTGGCCTGGTGGTTATCACCGCCGAGCCGTCCACTCCGAGCGCCCTGACTGCCACCCTGTTCGGCGCCTTCGGCGGTGTACTGGTTGTGCTGAGCATCGTCACCATGGACAAGCTGCGCATCGATGATCCGGTCGGCGCGATCTCGGTTCACGGTGTCTGTGGCCTTCTGGGTCTGCTGCTGGTGCCGGTCACCAACAGCGACGTCAGCTTCTCCGGCCAGATTATCGGCGCCATTACCATCTTCGTGTGGGTCTTCGTTGCCAGCCTGGTTGTCTGGGGCATCCTCAAGGCCGTGATGGGCCTGAGAGTGAGCGAAGAGGAAGAGTACGAAGGCGTGGATCTGTCCGAGTGTGGCATGGAAGCCTATCCAGAGTTTGTCAGCGGCAAGCAGTAA
- the glnK gene encoding P-II family nitrogen regulator, producing the protein MKLVTAIIKPFKLDDVREALSEIGVQGVTVTEVKGFGRQKGHTELYRGAEYVVDFLPKVKVEVAIGDNLLDQVIESITKAANTGKIGDGKIFVTELEQAIRIRTGETGEEAV; encoded by the coding sequence ATGAAACTTGTGACAGCGATCATCAAGCCTTTCAAATTGGATGATGTCCGTGAGGCACTATCCGAGATTGGCGTACAAGGCGTAACCGTCACTGAAGTCAAAGGCTTCGGTCGGCAGAAAGGACACACAGAACTGTATCGTGGCGCGGAATACGTGGTGGATTTCCTGCCCAAGGTCAAAGTGGAGGTTGCCATCGGCGACAACCTGCTGGATCAGGTTATCGAATCCATCACCAAAGCGGCCAATACCGGCAAGATCGGTGACGGCAAGATCTTCGTGACCGAACTGGAGCAGGCCATCCGGATCCGGACTGGCGAAACCGGCGAAGAAGCGGTCTGA
- a CDS encoding accessory factor UbiK family protein, translating to MKGPQDIFAQLQGQFGQFVPDMARAAREDFETQARATVMSILARLELVTREEFDAQQAVLLKTREKVDALEKRVADLEKSLQDQ from the coding sequence GTGAAAGGTCCACAGGATATCTTCGCCCAGTTACAGGGGCAGTTTGGTCAGTTTGTTCCCGATATGGCACGCGCTGCCCGCGAGGATTTCGAAACCCAGGCCCGGGCAACGGTGATGTCGATCCTTGCCCGGCTGGAGCTGGTAACCCGTGAGGAGTTCGACGCCCAGCAGGCGGTGCTGCTGAAGACCCGTGAAAAGGTGGACGCCCTCGAAAAGCGGGTCGCCGATCTGGAAAAATCCCTGCAGGATCAATAA
- a CDS encoding YifB family Mg chelatase-like AAA ATPase: MLAIVHSRALIGVSAPAVTVEVHLSGGLPALSIVGLPETGVRESKERVRSALLNAGFEFPARRITINLAPADLPKEGGRFDLPIALGILAASGQVPAESLADCEFLGELSLDGALRPLKGVLPAVLAARQDGRALLVPHGNASEAALASQGDVLAAGHLLTVCEHLSGRARLVPVPKLPLARTLDNAGESPDLSDVRGQRVPRRALEVAAAGGHNLLFFGPPGTGKSMLASRLPGILPELADDAAMEVASVHSVAGLPVRDGGWRQPPFRAPHHTASAVAMVGGGSSPRPGEISLAHRGVLFLDELPEFERRVLEVLREPMETGHISISRAARQVNFPARFQVVGAMNPCPCGYSGHPAVECQCTPQQVTRYRSKISGPLLDRFDLHVEVPVQGGSVLMQQGGDGESSATVRQRVIEARRRQSERGLVNAELSGRDLHAACRLAPQGEQLLAGAMEKLGLSARALHRILRVARTLADLEGCDELRQNHLVEALGYRQLDRQQGRNSVVSA; this comes from the coding sequence ATGCTTGCTATCGTTCATTCCCGCGCCCTGATCGGCGTATCCGCCCCCGCTGTAACCGTTGAGGTTCACCTCTCTGGTGGCCTGCCCGCACTGTCCATTGTCGGCCTTCCTGAGACCGGCGTCCGCGAGAGTAAAGAACGGGTTCGAAGTGCACTGCTGAATGCCGGCTTCGAATTTCCCGCCCGGCGCATAACCATCAATCTCGCTCCTGCAGATCTGCCCAAGGAAGGTGGCCGGTTTGACCTGCCCATTGCCCTTGGCATTCTGGCGGCATCGGGCCAGGTTCCGGCAGAGAGCCTCGCCGACTGTGAGTTCCTGGGCGAACTGTCCCTTGATGGTGCACTGAGGCCACTCAAGGGTGTTCTGCCGGCGGTGCTGGCGGCCCGGCAGGACGGGCGGGCGTTGCTAGTTCCCCACGGTAATGCCAGTGAAGCCGCCCTCGCCAGCCAGGGTGACGTATTGGCGGCGGGCCATTTGCTGACGGTGTGTGAGCATCTCAGTGGCCGGGCCAGGCTGGTGCCGGTGCCGAAGCTGCCATTGGCACGGACGTTGGACAATGCCGGGGAGAGCCCCGACCTGTCCGATGTGCGGGGCCAGCGCGTTCCCCGGCGGGCTCTGGAAGTCGCCGCTGCCGGCGGCCACAACCTGCTGTTCTTCGGTCCGCCCGGCACCGGCAAGAGTATGCTGGCCAGCCGTCTGCCCGGCATTCTTCCGGAACTGGCTGATGACGCCGCCATGGAGGTTGCCAGCGTTCATTCGGTTGCCGGGCTGCCGGTGCGAGACGGCGGTTGGCGCCAGCCGCCGTTCCGGGCGCCCCACCACACCGCATCGGCCGTGGCAATGGTTGGCGGCGGTAGTAGCCCGCGTCCGGGAGAAATCTCCCTGGCCCATCGCGGCGTACTGTTTCTTGATGAGCTGCCAGAGTTCGAACGCCGGGTTCTGGAAGTGCTCCGGGAGCCCATGGAAACCGGGCATATCTCGATCAGCCGGGCGGCGCGCCAGGTGAATTTTCCGGCCCGGTTCCAGGTCGTTGGCGCCATGAACCCGTGCCCCTGCGGTTACAGTGGCCACCCAGCGGTTGAGTGCCAGTGTACACCCCAGCAGGTGACGCGTTATCGTTCGAAAATCTCGGGCCCGCTGTTAGACCGGTTCGACCTGCATGTGGAAGTCCCCGTCCAGGGTGGCAGTGTGCTGATGCAGCAGGGTGGAGACGGAGAGAGCAGCGCCACGGTTCGCCAGCGGGTCATCGAGGCCCGGAGGAGGCAGTCAGAGCGGGGCCTGGTGAATGCCGAGCTGTCGGGCCGGGATCTGCATGCCGCCTGTCGCCTGGCCCCCCAGGGCGAGCAGTTGCTGGCGGGGGCCATGGAGAAACTGGGTCTGTCGGCCCGGGCTTTGCACCGGATCCTGCGGGTGGCCCGCACCCTTGCGGACCTCGAAGGCTGTGATGAACTGCGCCAAAACCATCTGGTTGAGGCGCTTGGTTACCGGCAACTGGACCGCCAGCAGGGGCGTAATTCCGTGGTATCCGCCTGA
- the trmB gene encoding tRNA (guanosine(46)-N7)-methyltransferase TrmB: MTDQKEPQDHRDAKEESPVTTRRGVRSFVLRQGRMTEGQKKAFERSWPKYGLTREDGMIDPRQVFGRDAMLNLEIGFGMGKSLAEMAEAAPEQDFIGVEVHQPGVGALLKDIEDRGLENVRIYSIDANDVIDLCLPDACLDRVMVFFPDPWHKKRHHKRRLIQHEFVQRVRHKLRVGGILHLATDWENYAEHMMEIMGASEGFANMQESGGYSPRPDDRPVTKFEKRGENLGHGVWDLLFYRTN; the protein is encoded by the coding sequence ATGACTGACCAGAAAGAGCCGCAAGATCATAGAGACGCTAAAGAAGAATCGCCGGTAACCACCCGTCGCGGCGTTCGCAGCTTTGTGCTGCGCCAGGGCCGGATGACCGAAGGCCAGAAAAAGGCGTTCGAGCGGAGCTGGCCAAAATACGGTCTTACTCGTGAAGACGGAATGATCGATCCGCGCCAGGTGTTTGGCCGGGACGCCATGCTGAACCTGGAGATCGGTTTCGGCATGGGCAAATCCCTGGCCGAGATGGCCGAAGCTGCGCCGGAGCAGGACTTTATCGGCGTTGAGGTGCACCAGCCCGGCGTCGGGGCACTGCTCAAGGACATCGAGGATCGTGGCCTGGAAAACGTCCGGATCTACAGTATTGACGCCAATGACGTGATCGACCTGTGTCTGCCGGATGCCTGTCTTGATCGGGTGATGGTGTTCTTCCCGGATCCGTGGCACAAGAAAAGGCACCATAAGCGCCGGCTGATCCAGCATGAGTTTGTTCAGCGCGTCCGCCACAAGCTTCGGGTCGGCGGTATTCTGCACCTGGCCACCGACTGGGAGAACTACGCGGAGCACATGATGGAAATCATGGGTGCGTCCGAGGGGTTTGCCAACATGCAGGAGTCCGGGGGCTATTCACCGCGCCCGGACGACCGCCCGGTGACCAAGTTTGAAAAGCGGGGAGAGAACCTGGGCCACGGTGTCTGGGATCTGCTGTTTTACCGCACCAACTGA
- the hemW gene encoding radical SAM family heme chaperone HemW, producing the protein MNPLSVSPPLSLYIHVPWCVRKCPYCDFNSHAATGAIPESAYLDALLEDLEQDLAFASGRPVETVFIGGGTPSLMSGEFYQRLFTHVRARLNISPDAEITLEANPGTLEAGRLEAFRDAGINRLSIGVQSFNANHLKALGRIHDSQAAHRAITAARQAGFENFNIDLMHGLPGQTSEQALEDLRTALHYQPPHLSWYQLTLEPNTEFYSRPPDLPDDDHLWDIYCRGAGFLHQQGYRDYEVSAWSLEGRASRHNLNYWTFGDYLALGAGAHGKISLADGSIRRYWKTRQPEAYLNRIGSRTAGSNSITDEDLPLEFLMNALRLTDGVSEDLFYQRTGLPLSSVGVKLKTVRDDKLLVSDRLQATPLGQRYLNSLLERFL; encoded by the coding sequence CTGAACCCCTTGTCGGTTTCCCCGCCCCTTAGCCTGTACATTCATGTGCCCTGGTGCGTGCGCAAGTGTCCTTACTGCGATTTCAACTCCCACGCTGCCACGGGCGCCATTCCCGAATCTGCCTACCTTGATGCCCTGCTCGAAGACCTTGAGCAGGATCTGGCCTTCGCCTCCGGCCGCCCAGTGGAAACCGTCTTTATCGGTGGCGGAACACCGTCACTGATGAGTGGTGAGTTCTATCAGCGGCTGTTTACCCACGTGCGGGCGAGGCTCAACATTTCACCAGATGCCGAGATCACGCTGGAAGCCAACCCTGGCACGCTGGAGGCAGGCCGCCTTGAGGCCTTCCGGGACGCTGGCATCAACCGGCTCTCGATCGGGGTTCAGAGCTTCAACGCCAACCACCTGAAAGCCCTTGGGCGCATTCACGACAGCCAGGCGGCTCACCGTGCCATCACCGCCGCCCGCCAGGCCGGGTTCGAGAACTTCAACATAGATCTGATGCACGGCTTACCGGGCCAGACATCGGAGCAGGCACTGGAGGATCTCAGAACCGCCCTGCATTACCAGCCGCCCCATCTGTCCTGGTACCAACTGACTCTGGAGCCAAACACCGAGTTTTACAGCCGGCCACCGGATTTGCCGGATGACGATCACCTCTGGGACATTTATTGCCGGGGCGCCGGGTTTCTGCACCAGCAGGGATACCGGGACTACGAAGTGTCGGCCTGGAGCCTCGAGGGGCGGGCTTCCCGCCATAATCTTAATTACTGGACCTTTGGCGACTACCTGGCGCTCGGAGCCGGAGCCCATGGCAAAATCAGTCTTGCCGATGGCAGTATCCGGCGCTACTGGAAGACCCGCCAGCCCGAGGCCTACCTCAACCGAATTGGCAGCCGGACAGCAGGCAGTAACAGCATTACCGACGAAGACCTGCCACTGGAGTTCCTGATGAACGCCCTCCGGCTCACAGACGGCGTCAGTGAAGACCTTTTTTACCAGCGCACGGGTTTACCGCTGTCGTCAGTTGGGGTAAAACTTAAAACAGTACGCGATGACAAACTGCTGGTCAGTGACCGGCTGCAAGCGACCCCCCTGGGCCAGAGATACCTGAACAGCCTGCTGGAGCGATTTCTATAA
- the rdgB gene encoding RdgB/HAM1 family non-canonical purine NTP pyrophosphatase, translating to MTEKLVIASNNQGKIAELAELLAPLGMTPVAQGELGVGEAEEPAVTFVENAILKARHAARETGLPALADDSGLAVDALAGRPGVRSARFAGDNATDQDNVKALLEAMKDVPDELRGAQFHCVLVYLRHADDPTPVICHGRWPGSILRAPRGDGGFGYDPVFLAPEQGCSAAEMSRAEKSRISHRGRALKLLAEQLRAEH from the coding sequence ATGACCGAAAAGCTTGTAATTGCCAGCAACAACCAGGGCAAAATTGCCGAGCTGGCCGAACTGCTGGCGCCACTGGGCATGACCCCCGTCGCCCAGGGCGAGCTTGGCGTGGGTGAGGCCGAAGAACCCGCCGTGACCTTTGTCGAAAACGCCATTCTCAAGGCAAGACACGCAGCACGGGAAACCGGCCTTCCCGCCCTGGCAGACGACAGCGGGCTGGCCGTGGATGCCCTGGCTGGCCGGCCTGGCGTGCGTTCTGCCCGCTTTGCCGGCGACAATGCCACGGACCAGGACAACGTGAAGGCCCTGCTTGAGGCCATGAAAGACGTTCCTGATGAGCTGCGGGGCGCGCAGTTCCACTGCGTACTGGTGTACCTTCGCCACGCCGATGACCCGACCCCGGTGATTTGTCATGGCCGCTGGCCCGGGTCGATCCTCCGGGCCCCCCGAGGCGATGGCGGTTTCGGGTATGACCCGGTGTTCCTGGCACCGGAGCAGGGGTGCAGCGCGGCAGAAATGTCCCGTGCCGAGAAAAGCCGCATCAGTCATCGGGGCCGGGCCCTGAAATTACTGGCAGAGCAGCTCCGGGCGGAGCACTGA
- a CDS encoding DUF4426 domain-containing protein, protein MIKKAICTFRSLLVIALAGLFSVQAQAGSEDFGDYTVLWSVLPSTFLAPDVAKANDLQRSKGIGIVNIAIMKENEDGTLAPVTGQVEGKVSNDIQQVRFLAFRRIQEGDAVYFIAEYQYTSGQLMTFNITARPNGYPNDLAIRFAHTLFSD, encoded by the coding sequence ATGATCAAAAAAGCCATTTGCACATTCCGCAGCCTGCTGGTTATCGCGCTGGCTGGCCTGTTCAGCGTCCAGGCCCAGGCCGGTTCTGAAGATTTCGGGGACTACACCGTGCTCTGGAGCGTGCTGCCCAGCACCTTCCTGGCACCGGACGTTGCCAAAGCCAACGACCTTCAACGCAGCAAGGGCATTGGTATAGTCAACATCGCCATCATGAAGGAAAACGAAGACGGGACCCTGGCCCCCGTAACCGGCCAGGTTGAGGGCAAGGTGTCCAATGATATCCAGCAGGTGCGATTTCTGGCCTTCCGGCGGATTCAGGAAGGTGACGCTGTTTATTTCATCGCCGAGTACCAGTACACCTCTGGCCAGTTGATGACCTTCAACATCACAGCACGCCCGAACGGCTACCCGAACGACCTGGCGATTCGCTTTGCCCACACACTGTTCAGCGACTGA
- the metW gene encoding methionine biosynthesis protein MetW, with amino-acid sequence MRPDLEIIQQWIQPGHHVLDLGCGDGTLLDFLQRERGASGFGLEINPDHITTCMGRGVAVIEQNLDTQGLGNFDNGSFDVVLMTQALQAVRRPDKVLDEMLRVGSEGIVTFPNFAHWRLRWGLALSGRMPESEALPYKWYNTPNIRLCTFKDFEALCRQKGIRIKSRRVVDGQHQNSWLARLWPNLLGEIAIYRIARETEQ; translated from the coding sequence ATGAGACCGGATCTCGAAATCATCCAGCAGTGGATTCAGCCCGGCCACCATGTGCTCGATCTCGGTTGTGGCGACGGCACCCTGCTTGACTTCCTCCAGCGCGAGCGCGGCGCCAGCGGGTTCGGCCTGGAGATCAACCCCGACCACATCACCACCTGCATGGGGCGGGGTGTGGCGGTCATTGAGCAAAACCTTGATACCCAGGGCCTGGGCAACTTTGATAACGGCAGTTTCGACGTTGTTCTGATGACCCAGGCACTGCAGGCCGTGCGGCGGCCGGACAAGGTCCTCGATGAAATGCTGCGGGTCGGCAGTGAAGGCATCGTTACCTTCCCCAACTTTGCCCACTGGCGGCTGCGCTGGGGGCTGGCTCTCAGCGGGCGCATGCCCGAATCCGAAGCACTGCCGTATAAATGGTATAACACCCCCAACATACGGCTGTGCACCTTCAAGGATTTCGAAGCTCTGTGCCGGCAGAAAGGCATCAGGATCAAAAGCCGGCGGGTGGTGGACGGTCAGCACCAGAACAGCTGGCTGGCACGCCTGTGGCCCAACCTGTTGGGCGAGATTGCCATTTACCGAATTGCACGGGAGACAGAGCAATGA
- the metX gene encoding homoserine O-succinyltransferase MetX, protein MPDSLPADSVGVVTPQTYHFDAPIELACGQTLENYDLVVETYGTLNADASNAVLICHALSGHHHAAGFHSADDRKPGWWDSCIGPGKPIDTDRFFVVSLNNLGGCHGSTGPSSNNPATGKPYGPEFPVITVGDWVKSQALLADRLGIDCWAAVVGGSLGGMQALQWSLDYPDRLRHAVVIASTPRLTAQNIAFNEVARQAITSDREFHDGRYYDFDALPRRGLMLARMVGHITYLSDASMGEKFGRELRDQAYKFGYDAEFQVESYLRYQGERFSESFDANTYLLMTRALDYFDPAYEFGGDLSRALAAATCEYLVLSFSTDWRFTPARSEEMVNAMIAARRKVSYAEVDAPWGHDAFLIPTPRYTDIFNAYMDRVAREVGA, encoded by the coding sequence ATGCCCGATTCCCTGCCTGCGGATTCTGTTGGGGTAGTTACCCCGCAGACCTATCATTTCGACGCTCCCATCGAGCTGGCCTGCGGCCAGACCCTGGAAAACTACGACCTGGTCGTCGAGACCTACGGCACGCTGAACGCCGATGCGAGCAACGCCGTGCTGATCTGCCATGCCCTGAGCGGGCATCATCACGCCGCCGGTTTCCATTCCGCCGACGACCGCAAGCCCGGCTGGTGGGACAGTTGCATCGGGCCGGGCAAGCCCATTGATACCGACCGTTTTTTTGTCGTCAGCCTGAACAACCTCGGGGGCTGCCATGGCAGCACCGGACCCAGCAGCAACAACCCTGCAACCGGCAAGCCTTACGGCCCGGAGTTCCCGGTCATTACCGTCGGCGACTGGGTGAAGAGCCAGGCCCTGCTGGCCGACCGCCTCGGTATTGATTGCTGGGCCGCAGTTGTCGGCGGTTCGCTCGGAGGCATGCAGGCACTGCAGTGGAGCCTGGACTATCCGGATCGGCTGCGCCACGCCGTGGTCATTGCCTCCACGCCCAGACTGACAGCCCAGAACATCGCCTTCAATGAAGTCGCACGCCAGGCCATCACCTCAGACCGGGAATTCCACGACGGCCGCTATTACGACTTCGACGCCCTGCCCCGTCGGGGCCTCATGCTGGCAAGGATGGTCGGGCACATCACCTACCTGTCCGATGCCTCCATGGGCGAGAAATTTGGCCGCGAACTCCGGGACCAGGCTTACAAGTTCGGCTATGACGCGGAATTCCAGGTAGAAAGCTACCTGCGCTACCAGGGCGAACGGTTCTCTGAATCCTTCGATGCCAACACCTACCTGCTGATGACCCGGGCGCTGGATTACTTTGATCCGGCCTATGAGTTCGGTGGTGACCTCTCCAGGGCCCTCGCTGCCGCAACCTGCGAGTACCTGGTGCTTTCGTTCAGCACCGACTGGCGTTTCACCCCGGCCCGCTCTGAAGAGATGGTTAACGCCATGATCGCCGCCCGGCGCAAGGTCAGCTATGCCGAAGTAGATGCGCCCTGGGGGCACGACGCCTTTCTGATTCCCACGCCCCGGTATACCGATATTTTCAATGCCTACATGGATCGCGTCGCACGGGAGGTCGGAGCATGA